A genomic segment from Drosophila miranda strain MSH22 chromosome 3, D.miranda_PacBio2.1, whole genome shotgun sequence encodes:
- the LOC117188318 gene encoding uncharacterized protein LOC117188318 isoform X1 has protein sequence MHSKHWHTSVSDIFPTSRPSFLTPNHHQAPPNDTRNSGLQCPWSCARQILWMKVQKDRSMLQQYASKYAFGYRIRDFHTGNDFGHKQNRDYHGVTRGQYHILLPDGRIQNVIYHADDTGFHADVSFEGGTKH, from the exons ATGCATAGCAAACACTGGCATACGAGTGTGAGTGACATTTTCCCCACGTCCCGCCCTTCCTTCCTCACTCCCAATCATCATCAGGCCCCGCCGAATGACACTCGGAATTCTGGGCTCCAATGCCCCTGGAGTTGTGCAAGGCAAATACTCTGGATGAAGGTGCAGAAGGACCGATCTATG CTGCAGCAGTACGCCTCGAAGTATGCCTTCGGCTATCGCATACGTGACTTCCACACCGGCAACGATTTTGGCCACAAGCAGAACCGGGACTACCATGGCGTGACACGCGGTCAATACCATATTCTTCTGCCGGACGGACGCATCCAGAATGTGATTTACCACGCCGACGACACGGGCTTCCATGCGGACGTCAGCTTCGAGGGCGGGACCAAGCACTGA
- the LOC117188318 gene encoding pro-resilin-like isoform X2, whose amino-acid sequence MHSKHWHTSAPPNDTRNSGLQCPWSCARQILWMKVQKDRSMLQQYASKYAFGYRIRDFHTGNDFGHKQNRDYHGVTRGQYHILLPDGRIQNVIYHADDTGFHADVSFEGGTKH is encoded by the exons ATGCATAGCAAACACTGGCATACGAGT GCCCCGCCGAATGACACTCGGAATTCTGGGCTCCAATGCCCCTGGAGTTGTGCAAGGCAAATACTCTGGATGAAGGTGCAGAAGGACCGATCTATG CTGCAGCAGTACGCCTCGAAGTATGCCTTCGGCTATCGCATACGTGACTTCCACACCGGCAACGATTTTGGCCACAAGCAGAACCGGGACTACCATGGCGTGACACGCGGTCAATACCATATTCTTCTGCCGGACGGACGCATCCAGAATGTGATTTACCACGCCGACGACACGGGCTTCCATGCGGACGTCAGCTTCGAGGGCGGGACCAAGCACTGA
- the LOC108160678 gene encoding pro-resilin, with amino-acid sequence MMSFKSFMLLSLSLAAISAYVYAQVAPGSNAYLPPTKNGYDYSEPQTPFKPGPPGRPAPGPRAPAPPGQPRNIPGQPGDDHVHMPGMPYEFEYAVQDPETANDYAHKASSDGDVVTGEYRVQMPDGRTQVVRYTADWKTGYHADVSYEGEATFPQGPQPGARGGGGGGGGAGGYKY; translated from the exons ATGATGTCCTTCAAGTCGTTTATGCTGCTT AGTTTATCCCTCGCTGCCATCAGTGCCTATGTCTACGCCCAGGTCGCCCCGGGCTCGAATGCGTACCTGCCGCCCACGAAGAATGGCTACGACTACTCCGAGCCGCAGACCCCATTT AAACCTGGTCCACCTGGCAGACCGGCGCCCGGACCTCGTGCACCAGCACCTCCCGGCCAACCACGCAACATTCCCGGCCAGCCAGGCGAT GATCACGTCCATATGCCAGGCATGCCCTACGAATTCGAGTACGCCGTTCAGGACCCGGAGACCGCCAATGACTACGCGCACAAAGCGTCCAGCGATGGGGATGTGGTGACAGGCGAATACCGCGTGCAGATGCCCGACGGACGCACCCAGGTGGTGCGCTACACGGCCGATTGGAAGACCGGCTACCATGCGGACGTCAGCTACGAGGGGGAGGCCACTTTCCCCCAGGGACCGCAGCCGGGTGCGCGCgggggcggtggcggtggcggcggtgcCGGCGGTTACAAGTACTAG